In Verrucomicrobiia bacterium, the genomic window GGGAGTGGGTGGGCGGATTAAAAAAAACTTCTTAAAATAATCGTGCATAAGTTGACATAATTCCCCATTTTGCTTTAACTATTTTTATGCAAATTGAAAGCCTGAAAGTTTTTTGCGACCTGGCGGAGACGGAGAGTTTCACCAAGGCCGCGCAGATCAATAATGTGACGCAGTCGGCGGTGAGCCAGCAGATCAGCTCGCTGGAGCGGCAGTTTAATTCGCTGTTGATCGAGCGGAGCAAGAAGAAGTTCCGGCTGACGCGGGAGGGGGAGGTGCTGTACGAGTACAGCAAGCAGATCATTCAGACGTATGATTCGTTGTACAGCAAGCTGCAGGAGATCAAGGACATCATCTCGGGGACGATCCGGGTGGCGACGATTTACAGCATCGGGCTGCATGATTTGCCGCCGTATTTGAAGAAGTTTTTGAAGGCGTATCCGACGGTGAATGTGCATGTGGAGTACCGGCGGGCGAATCAGGTGTATGAGGATGTGATCAGCAACGTGGTGGATTTGGGGCTGGTGGCGTATGCGACGAAGGACAACAAGCTGGAGGTGGTGAGTTTGCGGAAGGACATTTTGGTGTTGATCTGTCATCCGCAGCATCCGCTGGGGAAGAACAAGACGGTGCGGTTGAAGGAGCTGGCGGGGCAGAAGTTTATTGCGTTTGAGCCGGACATTCCGACGCGGCGGGCGGTGGACAAGATTTTGAAGGAGCACGATGTGGAGGTGCAGGTGGTGATGGAGTTTGACAATATTGAGACGGTGAAGCGGGCGGTGGAGATTGACGCGGGG contains:
- a CDS encoding LysR family transcriptional regulator, coding for MQIESLKVFCDLAETESFTKAAQINNVTQSAVSQQISSLERQFNSLLIERSKKKFRLTREGEVLYEYSKQIIQTYDSLYSKLQEIKDIISGTIRVATIYSIGLHDLPPYLKKFLKAYPTVNVHVEYRRANQVYEDVISNVVDLGLVAYATKDNKLEVVSLRKDILVLICHPQHPLGKNKTVRLKELAGQKFIAFEPDIPTRRAVDKILKEHDVEVQVVMEFDNIETVKRAVEIDAGVAIVPQATVAQEVAKQTLVQVHFEDGEFYRPLAAIYKKHKVLSPAMRQFIAMLKGPDGGKENAK